One genomic region from Conexibacter woesei DSM 14684 encodes:
- a CDS encoding argininosuccinate synthase produces the protein MSEPTQTEVHRIAAAPARTASYEADPAEVRRVLLLYSGGLDTSVMLKWIQDEYRAEVVCLTVNLGQPGEDYDVIKDKARRIGAIDTHVVDAREVFAHEFIKPAIKANALYGGGYPLFTALGRPLIAKLAVEYARRTGCDTIAHGCTGKGNDQVRIEATVATLGPELKVIAPVRSWQMGREEEIAYAREHGIFVKGGAEVTPYSIDDNLWGRSSEGRWIEDLTHAPEDDVFQLVTRPEEAPDTPEIVDLEFEGGVPVALNGSRMGLVELLEAVAEIGCRHGVGIVDHIEDRIVGLKVRDIYEVPAAAIVLRAHQELEHLVGTIHQNQFKTGLDQQWGYLVYAGLWWEPLRHDIDAYQDRVNEQVTGRIGLKLYKGSVRVVTRESPNAVYDATLASFAESGGLFSQTASPGFIELWSLQSRMAYQLRERASRA, from the coding sequence ATGAGCGAGCCTACTCAGACCGAAGTCCACCGCATCGCCGCCGCGCCGGCGCGCACCGCGAGCTACGAGGCCGATCCGGCCGAGGTCAGACGCGTCCTGCTGCTCTACTCGGGCGGCCTCGACACGAGCGTGATGCTCAAATGGATCCAGGACGAGTACAGAGCCGAGGTCGTCTGCCTGACGGTCAACCTCGGCCAACCGGGCGAGGACTACGACGTCATCAAGGACAAGGCGCGCAGAATCGGCGCGATCGACACCCACGTGGTCGACGCGCGCGAGGTGTTCGCGCACGAGTTCATCAAGCCGGCGATCAAGGCGAACGCGCTCTATGGCGGCGGTTACCCGCTCTTCACCGCGCTCGGCCGCCCGCTGATCGCGAAGCTCGCCGTCGAGTACGCGCGCAGAACCGGCTGCGACACGATTGCGCACGGCTGCACCGGCAAGGGCAACGACCAGGTCCGCATCGAGGCGACCGTCGCGACGCTCGGCCCGGAGCTGAAGGTGATCGCGCCCGTCCGCTCGTGGCAGATGGGCCGCGAGGAGGAGATCGCGTACGCCCGTGAGCACGGCATCTTCGTCAAGGGCGGCGCCGAGGTCACGCCGTACTCGATCGACGACAACCTCTGGGGTCGCTCGTCCGAGGGCCGCTGGATCGAGGACCTGACGCACGCGCCGGAGGACGACGTCTTCCAGCTCGTGACGCGGCCTGAGGAGGCGCCCGACACGCCCGAGATCGTCGACCTGGAGTTCGAAGGCGGCGTCCCGGTCGCGCTCAACGGCTCGCGCATGGGGCTCGTCGAGCTGCTGGAGGCGGTCGCCGAGATCGGCTGCCGCCACGGCGTCGGGATCGTCGACCACATCGAGGACCGCATCGTCGGCCTCAAGGTGCGCGACATCTACGAGGTGCCGGCGGCCGCGATCGTGCTGAGAGCCCACCAGGAGCTGGAGCACCTCGTCGGGACGATCCACCAGAACCAGTTCAAGACGGGCCTCGACCAGCAGTGGGGCTACCTCGTCTACGCAGGCCTCTGGTGGGAGCCGCTGCGGCACGACATCGACGCCTACCAGGACCGCGTCAACGAGCAGGTGACCGGCAGAATCGGCCTCAAGCTCTACAAGGGCTCGGTCCGCGTCGTCACGCGCGAGTCGCCGAACGCCGTCTACGACGCGACGCTCGCCTCCTTCGCGGAGTCCGGCGGCCTCTTCTCGCAGACCGCGTCGCCCGGCTTCATCGAGCTGTGGTCGCTGCAGTCGCGGATGGCGTACCAGCTGCGCGAGCGCGCCAGCAGAGCCTGA
- a CDS encoding alpha/beta hydrolase, which translates to MDPVEESLPETVEHGPASQQTRVLERTLRRWWLPVARNWRLTPRGIRLLQRITDPTDRVPVLRGTRVEPTRIGGRPAEWVRAPRALAQAHGGDAGHGRDGDDGGHGRDGDDGGHGRDGGDAGHGRDGGDGGHGGTDAAGPMLLYLHGGGYVFGSPRTHRNLVSRISHVTGLPALSLDYRLPPEATLPAPIEDALAAYRELLAGGRDPRTIVVAGDSAGGNLALALSLHAAEEGLPQPAALVLLSPWADLTQSGASAQTNDLLDPFIPPGVLDRFARVAAGGADPAGWRISPLLAPEELWRALPPTHVQAGSTERLLDDGVAVARRVAASCTRAELHVFDRQPHVVPLWNGTPEARTALREMGRFVTSALAPESAPAAPSEADAEAASEVAEPADLS; encoded by the coding sequence ATGGACCCGGTCGAGGAATCGCTTCCCGAGACGGTCGAGCATGGCCCGGCGAGCCAGCAGACGCGCGTGCTGGAGCGCACGCTGCGGCGCTGGTGGCTGCCGGTCGCCCGCAACTGGCGCCTGACCCCGCGCGGGATCCGCCTGCTTCAGCGCATAACCGACCCGACCGATCGCGTCCCGGTGCTGCGCGGCACGCGCGTCGAGCCGACGCGCATCGGCGGCCGGCCGGCCGAGTGGGTCCGCGCGCCGCGCGCGCTCGCGCAAGCGCACGGCGGTGACGCCGGGCATGGCCGGGACGGCGACGACGGCGGGCACGGCCGGGACGGCGACGACGGCGGGCACGGCCGGGACGGCGGTGACGCCGGGCACGGCCGGGACGGCGGTGACGGCGGGCACGGCGGAACGGACGCGGCCGGCCCGATGCTGCTCTACCTGCACGGCGGCGGCTACGTCTTCGGCTCCCCGCGCACGCACCGCAACCTCGTCTCGCGCATCTCCCACGTGACCGGCCTGCCGGCACTCTCGCTCGACTACCGCCTGCCGCCGGAGGCGACGCTGCCGGCACCGATCGAGGACGCGCTCGCCGCCTACCGCGAGCTGCTCGCCGGCGGGCGCGACCCGCGCACGATCGTCGTCGCCGGCGACTCCGCCGGCGGCAACCTCGCGCTCGCGCTGTCGCTGCACGCCGCCGAGGAGGGGCTGCCGCAGCCGGCCGCGCTCGTGCTGCTCTCGCCGTGGGCGGACCTGACCCAGAGCGGCGCCTCGGCGCAGACCAACGACCTGCTCGACCCGTTCATCCCGCCGGGCGTGCTCGACCGCTTCGCGCGCGTCGCGGCCGGCGGCGCCGACCCGGCCGGCTGGCGGATCTCGCCGCTGCTCGCGCCCGAGGAGCTGTGGCGCGCGCTGCCGCCGACCCACGTCCAGGCCGGCTCGACCGAGCGGCTGCTCGACGACGGCGTCGCGGTCGCGCGGCGCGTCGCGGCCTCCTGCACACGCGCCGAGCTGCACGTCTTCGACCGCCAGCCGCACGTCGTCCCGCTCTGGAACGGGACTCCCGAGGCGCGCACGGCGCTGCGCGAGATGGGTCGCTTCGTCACCTCCGCACTGGCGCCCGAGAGCGCTCCCGCGGCGCCCTCCGAGGCCGACGCTGAAGCCGCCTCCGAGGTCGCCGAGCCGGCCGACCTGAGCTGA
- a CDS encoding response regulator — translation MIRILIVDDHPAVRAGLVAVLRSEPGLVPVGAAADESEGWRLVQRARPDLVLLDLHLPGGNSLALCRRIKRLEPQTKVLIYSAFAHDELAIAATLAGADGMLDKTEPMLELFDGIRRVHRGEHLLAPITPERLQDARSRIPTPDWPVVAMLLDGTSDEDIAQTLGVRQEELDARVERLLARLAPSAARSRA, via the coding sequence GTGATTCGCATCCTGATCGTCGACGACCATCCCGCTGTGCGTGCCGGCCTGGTGGCGGTCCTGCGCAGCGAGCCAGGGCTCGTGCCCGTCGGCGCCGCCGCCGACGAGTCCGAAGGCTGGCGGCTCGTCCAGCGCGCGCGGCCCGACCTCGTCCTGCTCGACCTGCACCTGCCGGGCGGCAACAGCCTCGCGCTGTGCCGCCGCATCAAGCGGCTGGAGCCGCAGACGAAGGTGCTGATCTACTCCGCCTTCGCGCACGACGAGCTGGCGATCGCCGCGACCCTCGCCGGCGCCGACGGCATGCTCGACAAGACTGAGCCGATGCTGGAGCTGTTCGACGGGATCCGCCGCGTGCACAGGGGCGAGCACCTGCTCGCGCCGATCACGCCCGAGCGGCTGCAGGACGCCCGCTCGCGGATTCCGACGCCGGACTGGCCGGTCGTCGCGATGCTGCTCGACGGGACCTCCGACGAGGACATCGCGCAGACGCTCGGCGTCCGCCAGGAGGAGCTCGACGCCCGCGTCGAGCGGCTGCTCGCGAGGCTCGCGCCGTCGGCGGCGCGCTCGCGCGCCTGA